GTCAGCCGCTCACTTGTCTATCAACTTATTGAATCGGGTCGGCTAACGGCGCATCGGCTTGGAAGTGGACGAGGGGCCGTGCGCCTAAAAAAGGCCGACCTAATCCGGTATGTCGATAGCTGCCGGGACGAGGCAAGCGAACCGGCGCGTTCGCCGGTTCGCAGACCATCGTCCCTACGGCATTTGAAGTTCTAGCCGCCGGCGGCCTTCTTCGCCTGCTCAAGCAGATGCTTGGGGTTGTGCGACAGGTGTTGATACACGCGGGCAAGCGTACTCGGGTCGGAGTGTCCCATCAGTACGGCAACGGTCAGGGCGTCGATTCCCTGCTCCAACGCATTGGTGGCCCAAGAATGTCTGAGCGCGTAGAGCGAGTATCGCGGCCCCAGGGAAGCCGCTTTTCGATAGCGGAGTTTACGCCGGGCTTCCGTAAGGCGTTGGGCTTCCGACTTGGTGATGGTCTTGCCACGCTCGATGCGTGTCCGACTGATCCGCTTCAGCATGGCAGCGACTTCGGAAGCGTTCGGCGCATTGACTTGCCGCTGCGCTTCCTCCATGCCGATCCGCATGCGGATGCGTTTGAAGT
This genomic interval from Planctomycetia bacterium contains the following:
- a CDS encoding helix-turn-helix domain-containing protein, translated to MAETAELLRVSRSLVYQLIESGRLTAHRLGSGRGAVRLKKADLIRYVDSCRDEASEPARSPVRRPSSLRHLKF